In one Stenotrophomonas maltophilia genomic region, the following are encoded:
- the cyoA gene encoding ubiquinol oxidase subunit II, with protein sequence MIPLKTLGRWLRPGLLLAVLVMLTGCDAVAILSPKGQIGQDEKTLLITATVLMLLVVIPVIIMTLTFAWKYRASNTKARYEPKWSHSTAIEVVVWSIPCMIVLVLAVLTWRSSHALDPYKPLESDVKPVTIEAISLDWKWLFIYPEEKIAVVNEIKFPVNTPLNFKITSDTVMNAFFIPHLGSMIYSMAAMETKLHLIANETGEFPGMSSHYSGAGFAKMHFTAYSVTDAEYRQWLDQVRAGEQTLDKASFKALGEARNAEWYPVTYYGRSEEGLFDWVIAKHMGDNKHYGMKHAHAGAAAADAASHEGHEGHAPSEEHKSKESGENLDATEHEHAGHAGHAGSGE encoded by the coding sequence ATGATTCCGTTGAAAACCCTTGGGCGCTGGTTGCGCCCGGGCCTGCTGCTCGCAGTGCTGGTGATGCTCACCGGCTGCGATGCCGTGGCCATCCTCAGTCCGAAGGGCCAGATCGGCCAGGATGAGAAGACCCTGCTGATCACGGCCACCGTGCTCATGCTGCTGGTCGTCATCCCGGTCATCATCATGACCCTGACCTTCGCGTGGAAGTACCGCGCTTCCAACACCAAGGCCCGTTACGAGCCGAAGTGGTCGCACTCGACGGCGATCGAGGTGGTGGTGTGGTCGATCCCCTGCATGATCGTCCTGGTGCTGGCCGTGCTGACCTGGCGCTCCTCGCACGCGCTGGATCCGTACAAGCCGCTGGAATCGGACGTCAAGCCGGTCACCATCGAGGCGATCTCGCTGGACTGGAAGTGGCTGTTCATCTATCCGGAAGAGAAGATCGCGGTCGTCAACGAGATCAAGTTCCCGGTCAACACTCCGCTGAACTTCAAGATCACCTCCGACACGGTGATGAATGCCTTCTTCATCCCGCACCTGGGCAGCATGATCTATTCGATGGCGGCGATGGAGACCAAGCTCCACCTGATCGCCAACGAAACCGGTGAATTCCCGGGCATGTCCTCGCACTACAGCGGTGCGGGCTTCGCCAAGATGCACTTCACTGCCTATTCGGTCACCGATGCCGAGTACCGCCAGTGGCTGGACCAGGTCCGCGCCGGTGAGCAGACGCTGGACAAGGCCTCGTTCAAGGCCCTGGGTGAAGCGCGCAATGCCGAGTGGTATCCGGTGACCTACTACGGCCGGTCCGAGGAGGGCCTGTTCGACTGGGTCATCGCCAAGCACATGGGCGACAACAAGCACTACGGCATGAAGCACGCCCATGCGGGCGCCGCTGCCGCCGATGCTGCCAGCCATGAAGGGCACGAAGGCCACGCCCCGAGCGAAGAGCACAAGTCCAAGGAGTCCGGGGAAAACCTGGATGCCACTGAACACGAGCACGCCGGCCACGCCGGTCATGCGGGCTCGGGAGAATGA
- a CDS encoding GyrI-like domain-containing protein, with the protein MGKVDFKTLDRTLYRAPTGDFVLLQVPSLPFVMIDGRGDPNTAIAYAEAVRWLYSVSYALKFALKAVGQDHVVAPLEGLWSAEDPGSFVARRKDEWTWTLMIRTPDAVDTPRFAAATEKVRAKLGAPPSSLRLQRLEEGLCLQTLHVGPYEDEGPTLARLHQEVMPSLGYTFAGPHHEIYLSDPRKTAPSRLKTLLRQPVRAVEADEPPVDAPARRARTSSLHQNR; encoded by the coding sequence ATGGGCAAAGTCGATTTCAAGACGCTTGACCGCACCCTGTACCGGGCGCCGACCGGCGACTTCGTCCTGCTCCAAGTGCCCTCCCTGCCGTTCGTGATGATTGACGGCCGCGGCGACCCCAACACGGCAATCGCCTACGCCGAGGCCGTACGCTGGCTTTACTCCGTCAGCTATGCGTTGAAGTTCGCCCTCAAGGCGGTGGGACAGGACCATGTGGTTGCGCCGCTGGAGGGGCTGTGGAGCGCTGAGGATCCGGGCAGCTTCGTCGCCCGCCGCAAGGACGAATGGACCTGGACCCTGATGATCCGCACCCCGGATGCCGTCGACACGCCGCGGTTCGCTGCAGCAACGGAGAAGGTGAGGGCGAAGCTCGGTGCGCCACCCTCCAGCCTGCGCCTGCAGCGGCTGGAGGAGGGTCTCTGCCTGCAAACGCTGCACGTGGGCCCCTATGAGGATGAAGGCCCGACACTCGCGAGGCTGCACCAGGAGGTGATGCCATCGCTGGGCTACACGTTTGCCGGCCCGCACCATGAGATCTATCTGAGCGACCCACGGAAGACCGCTCCTTCGCGACTCAAGACACTCCTGCGCCAACCTGTGCGGGCGGTAGAGGCGGATGAGCCGCCGGTGGACGCCCCCGCCCGGCGGGCGAGGACGTCCTCCCTGCATCAGAACCGGTAA